In a single window of the Helicobacter felis ATCC 49179 genome:
- a CDS encoding glycosyltransferase family 25 protein: MLLLSETTPIYIIHLDNSARDITPLLWHLNYLLKKSAHKNFHIEVFKAVHGQKDYHNKGITFKHTHPVLNDFAPQTPKRTQVLELVRLALRMRVNFQSLGQLGCFASHFLLWQECVKLQRPIIVLEDDILPTFDFYEKCALGLEAINTGLAQVVRLYTLYFKRHQIKSALTHDFDWIFSPYGGMGTQGYVLSPQGAQKLLEHCPPQWILPVDTYMDAHYTHHVKTLTLKSHALLVEPAPTQVPHANIQNFRGKLKALSWLLRLCNYTLKIRWFCQHLFNLLFRRF, from the coding sequence GTGTTACTGTTGAGTGAAACCACCCCCATTTACATTATTCACCTAGACAACTCGGCTAGGGACATCACTCCTTTGCTATGGCATTTAAACTATCTCTTAAAAAAAAGTGCACATAAAAACTTTCACATTGAGGTGTTTAAAGCCGTGCATGGGCAAAAGGACTACCACAACAAGGGGATCACTTTCAAGCACACCCACCCCGTGCTCAATGACTTTGCCCCTCAAACCCCAAAACGCACCCAAGTCCTTGAGCTTGTGCGCCTTGCATTACGCATGCGCGTTAACTTCCAAAGTTTGGGGCAACTAGGTTGTTTTGCAAGTCATTTTCTGCTTTGGCAGGAGTGTGTGAAATTGCAAAGACCTATCATTGTGTTAGAAGACGATATCTTGCCCACCTTTGATTTTTATGAAAAGTGTGCTTTGGGTTTGGAGGCGATTAACACGGGGTTAGCCCAAGTCGTGCGTTTATATACACTTTATTTCAAACGCCACCAAATTAAAAGCGCATTGACCCATGATTTTGATTGGATCTTTAGTCCCTATGGAGGGATGGGCACACAGGGTTATGTTTTAAGTCCACAGGGTGCGCAAAAGCTCTTGGAGCACTGCCCCCCTCAATGGATTTTGCCTGTGGACACTTATATGGACGCACACTACACCCATCATGTAAAAACTTTAACTCTAAAATCCCATGCCTTATTAGTAGAGCCCGCCCCCACTCAAGTGCCCCACGCCAATATCCAAAATTTTAGAGGCAAACTCAAAGCCCTATCGTGGCTATTGCGGCTTTGTAATTACACCTTAAAAATCCGTTGGTTTTGCCAACATCTCTTCAATCTTCTTTTTAGGCGTTTTTAA